A genomic stretch from Edaphobacter aggregans includes:
- a CDS encoding M20/M25/M40 family metallo-hydrolase — protein MKLTAVFLSAGLFATGLHAQQTPPLDAASRELARDVFKQLIEINTTDSMGSTTLAAEAMRKRLLDAGFPAEDVVVLGPNDRKGNMVARFRGKPGSTKRPVLIIGHIDVVEAKREDWTTDPFVFTEKDGYFYGRGTQDMKESDAAVVTSFIRLKKEGFVPDRDIILALTADEEGGKSNGVDWLLKNHRDLVDAGFALNADAGGLNTEKGKPVNIGVEATEKLYADFRLTVTNPGGHSSLPKKDNAIYHLADALGRLEAYQFPFELNVVTRGYFEAMEKIQKGEVTADIRGVLKTPADKAAVARLSEDPLYNSTMRTTCVATMVQAGHAPNALPQRAQANVNCRILPGHTPAEVRAALVKAIADPKVEVKLVNDAGALSDRDENEKSVTPPPLNEEVFGALHEVVGQMWPGLPVVPEMETGASDSKITMAAGIPSYGFSGMGIDGDDVRAHGKDERIGVESFYTGVDFDYRYLKALTGK, from the coding sequence GTGAAATTGACTGCTGTTTTTCTTTCTGCGGGGCTTTTTGCCACTGGGCTTCATGCGCAGCAGACGCCCCCGCTGGATGCGGCTTCTCGGGAGTTGGCGCGGGATGTTTTCAAGCAGCTGATTGAGATCAACACGACGGATTCGATGGGCAGTACGACGCTGGCGGCGGAGGCGATGCGGAAGCGGCTGCTGGATGCTGGGTTTCCGGCAGAGGATGTTGTGGTATTGGGGCCGAATGATCGTAAGGGGAACATGGTGGCTCGGTTCCGGGGCAAGCCGGGAAGCACGAAGCGGCCGGTGCTGATTATTGGGCATATCGATGTGGTGGAGGCGAAGCGTGAGGACTGGACGACAGATCCCTTTGTGTTCACAGAGAAGGATGGGTACTTCTACGGACGCGGGACGCAGGATATGAAGGAGTCGGACGCGGCTGTGGTGACTAGCTTTATCCGTCTGAAGAAGGAGGGATTTGTACCGGATAGGGACATCATTCTGGCGCTGACGGCTGATGAGGAGGGTGGGAAGTCGAATGGAGTGGACTGGCTGCTGAAGAATCATCGGGATTTGGTGGATGCGGGATTTGCACTGAATGCGGATGCGGGTGGGTTGAATACGGAGAAGGGCAAGCCGGTGAATATCGGCGTTGAAGCGACGGAGAAGTTGTATGCGGATTTCAGACTGACGGTGACGAATCCGGGTGGGCATAGTTCGCTGCCGAAGAAGGACAATGCGATCTACCATCTGGCGGATGCGCTGGGGCGACTGGAGGCTTATCAGTTTCCGTTTGAACTGAATGTGGTGACGCGGGGCTATTTTGAGGCGATGGAGAAGATTCAGAAGGGCGAGGTCACGGCAGATATACGCGGGGTGTTGAAGACTCCGGCGGATAAGGCTGCGGTGGCGCGGCTGTCGGAGGATCCGCTGTACAACTCGACGATGCGGACGACGTGTGTGGCGACGATGGTGCAGGCCGGGCATGCTCCGAACGCGCTGCCTCAGCGGGCGCAGGCGAATGTGAATTGCAGGATTCTGCCAGGGCATACTCCGGCTGAGGTGAGGGCGGCCTTGGTCAAGGCGATTGCTGATCCGAAGGTCGAGGTGAAGCTGGTGAACGATGCAGGGGCGCTGAGCGATCGAGATGAGAATGAGAAGTCGGTGACGCCGCCACCGCTGAATGAAGAGGTGTTTGGGGCGCTGCACGAGGTGGTGGGGCAGATGTGGCCTGGGCTGCCGGTTGTGCCGGAGATGGAGACGGGTGCTTCGGACAGCAAGATTACGATGGCTGCGGGGATTCCGAGCTATGGGTTTTCAGGGATGGGCATCGATGGCGACGATGTTCGCGCGCATGGCAAGGATGAACGCATTGGGGTGGAGTCGTTCTATACAGGGGTCGACTTTGATTATCGGTATCTGAAGGCGCTTACGGGGAAGTGA
- a CDS encoding PP2C family protein-serine/threonine phosphatase: MQEPNKSGAWGWLKHRPPAGLPAAAFWLALWFCVLLVLRWLPGGWRTFFSVVQIFVGVALVIVAIPLALRIVRQRMLWSLRNKLVVTYLLIGLAPVVLFVTLVLISAYIAAGQFEIHLADTRIQAELNQMSGENGHRAEQVAHLLDGKPIPPNGLSINEAPAELDIPRLKLHRDTVAYTNGTRLAVGAVGEKTPLGLPPWASPLPGGEFHGLVLDGSDLYLVAVHQQGLGDGRVFSLVTSVPVDRSVMDMIADGLGRVRLFVERVGGAEGTTQKAEAKRIAGGSEPAGVNLADVRVRFLSTVTATDWDTGEPANLPIEVVSRPSLLYKQLFGTSLGGIVTSVIRTFLIGLCIVFAGLQVLALVMAMRLSRTMTKSVADLYEATQRIDQGQLDHRIGVTRDDQLAELSRSFNKMTGSLQRLLVEQKEKERLQNEISIAQEVQANLFPHQTVGLETLELHGVCRPARSVSGDYYDFLVFHEAAHNGNASPKETGVGIALGDISGKGISAALLMATLHSAVRAYRFASEELVFTESAVAGLMASRDERGRDCDELFESPGRILALLNRHLYRSTQPEKYATLFLAHYDVATSMLTYSNAGQLPPLVLGRDGSIRRLDRGGTVVGLIDGMQYDEGRFQMQSGDILVAYSDGVTEPENDFGEFGEERLMEVVSRYRNEPLHVISTQVMQALDAWIGAEEQPDDITLVLARQV, translated from the coding sequence ATGCAGGAGCCGAATAAGTCGGGGGCGTGGGGCTGGCTGAAGCACAGGCCGCCTGCCGGGCTGCCTGCGGCTGCATTCTGGCTGGCACTTTGGTTCTGCGTACTGCTGGTGTTGCGCTGGCTGCCGGGGGGCTGGAGGACGTTCTTCAGCGTGGTGCAGATCTTTGTCGGGGTGGCGCTGGTGATTGTTGCCATCCCTCTGGCTCTGCGTATTGTGCGGCAGCGTATGCTCTGGAGCCTGCGGAACAAGTTGGTGGTAACGTATCTGCTCATCGGGCTGGCTCCTGTGGTTCTGTTTGTGACGCTGGTGCTGATCTCGGCTTATATTGCGGCCGGGCAGTTTGAGATTCATCTGGCGGACACGCGCATCCAGGCCGAGCTGAACCAGATGAGCGGGGAGAACGGGCACCGGGCTGAGCAGGTGGCACATTTGCTTGATGGGAAGCCGATACCGCCCAATGGGCTGTCCATCAACGAGGCTCCTGCAGAGCTCGATATCCCGCGATTGAAACTGCATCGCGATACGGTCGCGTATACGAACGGGACTCGGCTGGCTGTCGGGGCGGTGGGGGAAAAGACTCCGCTGGGGTTGCCTCCTTGGGCTTCGCCACTGCCCGGGGGTGAGTTTCATGGGCTGGTGCTGGATGGGAGCGATCTGTATCTAGTCGCAGTGCACCAGCAGGGGCTTGGCGATGGGCGGGTGTTTAGCCTGGTGACCAGCGTTCCCGTCGATCGGTCGGTGATGGATATGATTGCCGATGGACTGGGGCGAGTGCGTCTGTTCGTTGAGCGGGTGGGCGGCGCGGAAGGGACGACGCAGAAGGCTGAAGCAAAGAGGATTGCGGGTGGCAGCGAGCCTGCCGGTGTGAATCTGGCGGACGTTCGGGTGAGGTTCCTTTCGACGGTCACGGCGACGGATTGGGATACTGGCGAGCCTGCTAACCTTCCGATCGAGGTGGTTTCACGGCCGTCGCTGCTGTACAAGCAGCTGTTCGGCACCTCGCTCGGAGGCATTGTGACGAGCGTGATCCGCACCTTTCTGATCGGACTGTGCATTGTGTTCGCCGGGCTCCAGGTGCTGGCTCTGGTGATGGCGATGCGACTAAGCCGCACGATGACGAAGTCAGTTGCTGATCTGTACGAGGCGACGCAGCGGATCGACCAGGGGCAGCTCGATCACCGGATCGGCGTTACTCGCGACGATCAGCTCGCGGAGCTGAGCCGGTCGTTCAACAAGATGACGGGATCTTTGCAGCGGCTTCTTGTGGAGCAGAAGGAGAAGGAGCGGCTGCAGAACGAGATCTCGATCGCGCAGGAGGTGCAGGCGAATTTATTTCCGCATCAGACGGTGGGGTTGGAGACACTGGAGCTGCATGGCGTCTGCCGGCCGGCACGGTCAGTCAGCGGGGACTACTACGACTTCCTGGTCTTCCACGAGGCGGCGCATAACGGGAACGCCAGCCCGAAGGAGACGGGAGTTGGTATTGCACTGGGCGACATCAGCGGGAAGGGAATCTCGGCGGCGCTGCTGATGGCGACGTTACACTCCGCGGTTCGGGCGTACCGGTTTGCCAGCGAGGAGCTGGTGTTTACCGAGTCGGCTGTGGCCGGCCTGATGGCTAGCCGGGACGAACGTGGGCGGGACTGCGACGAGCTGTTCGAGTCACCGGGGCGGATTCTTGCGCTGCTGAATCGGCATTTGTACCGTAGTACACAGCCGGAGAAGTATGCGACTTTGTTTCTTGCTCACTACGACGTGGCTACCTCTATGTTGACGTACTCCAATGCGGGTCAGCTTCCGCCGCTGGTGCTTGGACGGGATGGGTCGATTCGCAGGCTGGACCGGGGTGGAACGGTGGTGGGCCTGATCGACGGGATGCAGTATGACGAAGGCCGGTTCCAGATGCAGTCCGGCGACATTCTTGTGGCTTACTCGGACGGCGTGACGGAGCCTGAGAACGACTTTGGCGAGTTCGGCGAGGAGCGGCTGATGGAGGTTGTCAGCCGATACCGCAATGAGCCGCTGCATGTGATCTCGACGCAGGTGATGCAGGCGCTGGATGCTTGGATCGGGGCGGAAGAGCAGCCGGATGACATCACGCTGGTTCTGGCTCGTCAGGTTTAG
- a CDS encoding PadR family transcriptional regulator gives MGESKLDLLQGTLDLMVLQTLAAMGEMHGYGIARRIEQVSGDEVLLNQGTIYAALVRLQQRGWIAAEWGTSDNNRKAKFYSITKQGRKQLAEDAAYWVRLSSVMGRVLAMGDDGGER, from the coding sequence ATGGGAGAGTCGAAGCTGGATTTGCTGCAGGGAACGCTGGATCTGATGGTGCTGCAGACGCTTGCGGCCATGGGCGAGATGCATGGATATGGAATCGCTCGGCGGATTGAGCAGGTTAGCGGGGATGAGGTTCTGCTGAACCAGGGGACGATCTATGCGGCTCTGGTCCGGCTGCAGCAGCGGGGGTGGATCGCGGCGGAGTGGGGGACGTCGGATAACAATCGCAAGGCGAAGTTCTACTCGATTACGAAGCAGGGACGAAAGCAGTTGGCCGAGGACGCGGCTTATTGGGTGCGCCTGTCGAGCGTGATGGGGCGGGTGCTGGCGATGGGCGACGACGGAGGCGAGCGATGA
- a CDS encoding heme exporter protein CcmB, protein MKYFGHVLDHLRKDLRLEWRSRDSINGMLFFVLLIVVVFSIAFDPAGYPTTTRQISGGILWVGILFASITALNQSWTREQRNQVLEAQRMAPSPASALFLGKVLANMLFVLVVEAILAPIFVIFFNLQVLGNAWLLAIILPLGTWALIVNGTFFAALGLRARNRELLLPLLLLPISLPAILMMVQATTGVLTAELDPIQIRTWITQLAGYDIIYTTVCILLFETVLNAE, encoded by the coding sequence ATGAAATACTTCGGCCACGTCCTCGACCACCTCCGAAAAGATCTTCGTCTCGAATGGCGCTCCCGCGATTCCATCAACGGGATGCTCTTCTTCGTCCTTCTCATCGTCGTGGTCTTCTCCATCGCCTTCGACCCCGCCGGCTACCCCACCACCACGCGCCAGATCTCCGGCGGCATCCTCTGGGTCGGCATCCTCTTCGCCTCCATCACCGCGCTCAACCAGTCCTGGACCCGCGAGCAGCGCAACCAGGTCCTCGAAGCTCAGCGCATGGCACCGTCCCCCGCCTCCGCGCTCTTCCTTGGCAAAGTTCTCGCCAACATGCTCTTCGTCCTTGTGGTCGAAGCCATCCTGGCCCCCATCTTCGTCATCTTCTTCAACCTGCAAGTTCTCGGAAACGCCTGGCTCCTCGCCATCATCCTCCCCCTTGGCACCTGGGCGCTCATCGTCAACGGAACCTTCTTCGCTGCCCTCGGTCTGCGCGCCCGCAACCGCGAACTCCTGCTCCCGCTGCTCCTGTTGCCCATCTCCCTGCCCGCTATCCTCATGATGGTCCAGGCCACAACCGGCGTCCTCACCGCCGAACTCGACCCCATCCAGATCCGCACCTGGATCACCCAGCTAGCCGGCTACGACATCATCTACACCACCGTCTGCATACTCCTCTTCGAGACCGTCCTCAACGCCGAATAG
- a CDS encoding cytochrome c maturation protein CcmE encodes MSTPTQKSPLKIIIATVIILATVAYLAVTGVKENKSYYVTIGELHGMGDKAYVRHLRVAGNVAPGSIHRVGTNATFQLLEQGRTLQVSYQGTEPPPDTFKDDAQALAVGTYGHDGVFHATQLQAKCASKYAPAANQTATTTAAALPAAR; translated from the coding sequence ATGTCGACCCCCACCCAAAAGAGCCCGCTCAAGATCATCATCGCCACCGTCATTATTCTGGCGACCGTCGCCTACCTCGCCGTCACCGGAGTTAAGGAGAACAAGAGCTATTACGTCACCATCGGCGAACTTCACGGCATGGGAGACAAAGCCTACGTCCGCCACCTCCGTGTCGCTGGCAACGTAGCTCCGGGCAGCATCCACCGCGTCGGCACCAATGCCACCTTCCAGCTACTCGAGCAGGGTCGCACACTCCAAGTTAGCTACCAGGGCACCGAGCCCCCACCCGACACCTTCAAGGATGACGCCCAGGCCCTCGCCGTCGGCACCTACGGACACGACGGTGTCTTCCACGCCACCCAGCTCCAGGCCAAATGTGCTTCCAAGTACGCCCCTGCCGCAAACCAGACCGCGACAACAACGGCCGCAGCCTTACCAGCCGCCCGCTAG
- the ybaK gene encoding Cys-tRNA(Pro) deacylase, whose product MKIAPQTKTNAARLLDTLGITYELRAYEVDPEDLTAISVARKIGLPAEQVFKTLLAHTNTGEQLFAVIPGNAELDLKKLAHAASAKKAELASLKEVEPLTGYIRGGVTVMGARKPFPAYADETIELFDIISVSAGLRGLQLLLSPADYLRASEATLADLTKAARTGEHG is encoded by the coding sequence ATGAAGATCGCACCCCAAACCAAAACCAACGCAGCCCGCCTCCTCGACACCCTCGGCATCACCTACGAACTCCGCGCCTACGAGGTAGACCCCGAAGACCTCACCGCTATCTCCGTCGCCCGTAAGATCGGCCTCCCCGCAGAACAAGTCTTCAAAACCCTCCTGGCCCACACCAACACCGGCGAGCAGCTTTTCGCGGTCATCCCCGGCAACGCCGAACTCGACCTTAAAAAACTAGCCCACGCCGCCTCTGCGAAAAAGGCCGAGCTAGCCTCACTCAAAGAAGTTGAACCCCTCACCGGCTACATACGCGGCGGAGTCACCGTCATGGGCGCACGCAAACCCTTCCCCGCCTACGCCGACGAGACCATCGAGCTCTTCGACATCATCTCCGTCTCCGCAGGCCTTCGCGGCCTCCAGCTCCTGCTCTCCCCCGCCGACTACCTCCGCGCCTCCGAGGCGACTCTCGCCGATCTCACCAAGGCTGCGCGCACCGGGGAACACGGATGA
- a CDS encoding YncE family protein → MQILRQSFLAALTAATLLLATSGCRRSHFPDVPPGYREFAYVTNGAANTVSVLDIVNFRQDRTLEVGANPSGIAVNPLRNEVYAVNTQSGTISVIDTENNRIAATIGVHRQPYFISVEPSGHRAYVANSGSNTVSVIDLDRRREIAVAGTGEQPGLARISPDMRSLVVTNRGSNSVSIFAVAPREDSPHPGPILRLRAAFPGCPGATDAVILPDSSKAFVACSSGHQVMAISLSAAPDSWAARQDPSLTADHLLALLDVGQTPVHLALKPDGGEIFVSNFGSDSISEISTYTNEVSNTFAIGSKPVQGIVSADNTTLYVSNFGADSISIYSIDDGHLIGNVHTGSAPDALAFSADEHVLLATNAHSGDVAVIRTQSKQGPTLFTMLPAGKSPNAIAVKAFTSTR, encoded by the coding sequence GTGCAGATACTTCGCCAATCGTTCCTCGCCGCCCTCACCGCAGCCACCCTCCTCCTCGCCACCTCAGGCTGTCGCCGCAGCCACTTCCCCGACGTACCCCCCGGCTACCGCGAGTTCGCCTACGTCACCAATGGAGCCGCCAACACAGTCAGCGTCCTCGACATTGTCAATTTTCGCCAGGACCGCACCCTCGAAGTCGGCGCCAACCCCTCCGGCATCGCCGTAAACCCTTTACGCAATGAAGTTTACGCCGTCAACACCCAATCCGGCACCATCTCCGTCATCGACACCGAGAACAACCGCATCGCCGCCACCATCGGCGTCCATCGCCAACCCTACTTCATCAGCGTCGAACCCTCCGGCCACCGCGCGTACGTCGCAAACTCCGGCTCCAATACCGTCAGCGTCATCGACCTCGACCGCCGCCGCGAAATCGCCGTAGCAGGCACCGGCGAGCAGCCCGGCCTCGCCCGCATCTCCCCCGACATGCGCTCGCTCGTCGTCACCAACCGCGGCAGCAACAGCGTCTCCATCTTCGCCGTCGCACCTCGCGAGGACTCCCCACACCCCGGCCCCATCCTCCGCCTCCGCGCCGCCTTCCCCGGATGCCCCGGAGCCACCGACGCCGTCATCCTCCCCGACTCATCCAAAGCCTTCGTTGCCTGCTCCTCCGGGCACCAGGTCATGGCCATCAGCCTCTCCGCCGCCCCCGACTCCTGGGCAGCCCGCCAGGACCCATCCCTTACCGCAGACCACCTCCTCGCCCTCCTCGACGTCGGCCAAACCCCCGTCCACCTCGCCCTCAAGCCCGACGGCGGTGAGATCTTCGTCTCCAACTTCGGCTCCGACTCCATCTCCGAGATCTCTACCTACACCAACGAGGTCAGCAACACCTTCGCCATCGGCAGCAAGCCTGTTCAAGGTATCGTCTCCGCCGACAACACTACCCTCTACGTCTCCAACTTCGGCGCCGACTCCATCAGCATCTACAGCATCGACGACGGCCATCTCATCGGCAACGTCCACACCGGCTCCGCCCCCGACGCTCTCGCTTTCTCTGCCGACGAGCACGTCCTCCTCGCCACCAACGCACACTCCGGCGACGTAGCCGTCATCCGCACCCAGAGCAAGCAAGGCCCAACCCTCTTCACCATGCTCCCAGCCGGCAAATCGCCCAACGCGATCGCTGTAAAAGCCTTCACCTCCACCAGGTAA
- a CDS encoding cytochrome c biogenesis protein, giving the protein MARSSVLRSTAWLWFLATVAVLVVGFRQAIFLVPMEETMGNLQRIFYYHLPHAVLGLIFPYVNLVASLGFLYWRRRDPLKALTADALAVASAEVTVLYVGICLGTGMLWGKPAWGIWWAWDPRLTTALILWLIYVSYLLLRRFSPAGQIGVLAAILAVFAAIDVPIVYMSIQWWRTQHPAPVFGPNGGGVDPRFYPAILWNLAGWAMWGIFLIAFRFALERRRQIAEQDAALQAIEASLETPQ; this is encoded by the coding sequence GTGGCCCGCTCCTCCGTTCTCCGCAGCACCGCTTGGCTCTGGTTTCTGGCGACCGTCGCCGTCCTCGTCGTCGGCTTCCGTCAGGCCATCTTCCTTGTTCCTATGGAAGAGACGATGGGCAATCTCCAGCGCATCTTCTATTACCATCTGCCACACGCCGTCCTCGGGCTGATCTTCCCCTACGTCAATCTCGTAGCCTCGCTGGGCTTCCTCTACTGGCGTCGCCGCGATCCCCTCAAAGCCCTTACCGCAGACGCCCTCGCCGTCGCCTCAGCAGAGGTCACCGTTCTCTACGTCGGCATCTGTCTGGGCACCGGAATGCTCTGGGGCAAACCGGCATGGGGCATCTGGTGGGCCTGGGACCCACGCCTCACCACCGCCCTCATCCTCTGGCTGATCTACGTGAGCTACCTTCTGCTCCGCCGCTTCTCGCCCGCAGGACAGATCGGCGTGCTCGCCGCCATACTAGCCGTCTTCGCCGCCATCGACGTACCTATCGTCTACATGTCGATCCAGTGGTGGCGCACCCAGCACCCTGCCCCCGTCTTCGGCCCTAACGGCGGAGGTGTCGATCCCCGCTTCTACCCCGCCATCCTCTGGAATCTCGCCGGATGGGCCATGTGGGGCATCTTCCTCATCGCCTTCCGCTTCGCCCTCGAGCGCCGCCGCCAGATCGCCGAGCAGGACGCAGCCCTCCAAGCCATCGAAGCCTCCCTGGAGACCCCGCAATGA
- a CDS encoding ATP-binding cassette domain-containing protein, whose product MPAPTLTRAEAAATAAASIDSVSKLYGTFAALRNVTTTFAAGTSTVILGENGAGKSTLLRVIAGLITPTRGTATVFGERPHLQRRRMAYMSHAPMLYDELTAMENLNYFASLHREEGCACVGSPEMALRAVGLDPTLTRPLGQYSQGMRQRTSLARVLQTDPELLLLDEPFSNLDIGSANHMVDLLADFRTWPVAPVNGIAGSRTLIITTHQAHLAKPLADNTLHMRGGQIVEVETAG is encoded by the coding sequence ATGCCAGCCCCAACCCTAACCCGCGCCGAAGCAGCAGCCACTGCAGCCGCCAGCATCGACTCTGTCTCCAAGCTCTACGGCACTTTCGCCGCCCTGCGCAACGTCACCACCACCTTTGCCGCCGGAACCTCCACCGTCATCCTCGGCGAAAACGGCGCCGGTAAATCCACTCTCCTCCGCGTCATCGCGGGCCTCATCACACCTACGCGTGGCACCGCCACCGTCTTCGGCGAACGCCCACACCTGCAGCGCCGTCGCATGGCCTACATGAGCCACGCTCCCATGCTCTATGACGAGCTCACTGCCATGGAAAACCTCAACTACTTCGCCTCTCTCCACCGCGAAGAGGGTTGCGCCTGCGTAGGCTCCCCCGAGATGGCCCTCCGCGCCGTCGGCCTCGACCCCACCCTCACCCGTCCCCTCGGCCAGTACTCTCAGGGAATGCGCCAGCGCACCTCGCTCGCACGAGTCCTCCAGACCGACCCCGAACTCCTCCTGCTCGACGAACCCTTCTCCAACCTCGACATAGGCAGCGCCAATCACATGGTCGATCTCCTCGCTGACTTCCGCACCTGGCCCGTCGCCCCGGTAAACGGCATCGCCGGATCCCGCACCCTCATCATCACTACCCACCAGGCCCATCTCGCCAAGCCCCTCGCAGACAATACCCTCCACATGCGCGGCGGCCAGATCGTCGAGGTCGAGACCGCCGGATGA